A single window of Coffea eugenioides isolate CCC68of chromosome 7, Ceug_1.0, whole genome shotgun sequence DNA harbors:
- the LOC113778141 gene encoding bifunctional monodehydroascorbate reductase and carbonic anhydrase nectarin-3-like — MENLARKFLFCCCFILVTFACNLARAQEEEDQHGFSYDENSPRGPAHWGKLKPEWCTCSHGRMQSPIDLPDAKVQVDPSLGKLHRHYKPSNATLINRGHDIMLRWVDDAGYIRINGTLYQLKQCHWHSPTEHAINGKRYDLEAHLVHQSSDGKIAVIGILYKIGRPDPFLSMLEHYIEALADTLEEEEVVGFVDPNQIKFGSKGYYRYIGSLTTPACTEDVLWTIVDKVGTVSRHQVKLIRNAVHDGSKMNARPLQPINNRPILLYTLPVDED; from the exons ATGGAGAATCTCGCAAGAAAATTCTTGTTTTGCTGCTGCTTCATTTTGGTGACCTTTGCATGTAACCTAGCACGAGCTCAAGAAGAAG AGGATCAACATGGATTTAGTTACGATGAAAACAGCCCCCGGGGACCAGCTCACTGGGGGAAGCTTAAGCCGGAGTGGTGCACGTGTAGCCATGGTCGCATGCAGTCTCCGATCGATCTGCCGGATGCAAAGGTTCAAGTTGATCCAAGCTTGGGCAAACTTCACAGGCATTACAAACCTTCTAATGCCACACTCATCAATAGAGGCCATGATATTATG TTGAGATGGGTTGATGATGCTGGATATATTCGTATAAATGGGACCTTGTATCAACTCAAACAGTGTCACTGGCACTCGCCTACTGAACATGCTATCAATGGCAAAAG GTACGATTTAGAGGCGCACTTGGTTCATCAATCCTCAGATGGAAAGATTGCTGTAATTGGAATACTGTATAAAATTGGACGCCCTGACCCTTTTTTATCCATG CTGGAGCATTATATAGAGGCTCTTGCTGATACATTAGAAGAAGAGGAAGTTGTGGGTTTTGTTGATCCAAACCAGATAAAGTTCGGAAGCAAGGGATATTATAGGTACATTGGCTCACTAACAACTCCTGCTTGCACTGAAGATGTCCTCTGGACAATTGTTGATAAG GTTGGAACTGTTAGTCGTCATCAAGTGAAACTGATCCGTAATGCTGTACACGAT GGGTCGAAAATGAATGCTAGACCACTCCAACCAATAAATAACCGCCCTATCCTATTGTACACCCTGCCTGTTGATGAAGACTGA